One Silene latifolia isolate original U9 population chromosome 4, ASM4854445v1, whole genome shotgun sequence DNA segment encodes these proteins:
- the LOC141651636 gene encoding uncharacterized protein LOC141651636: MKGTGWGSYSPKNHMSGNWKAICKVRDIFQAGYSSGKWVANGSGYTVCSGYEWLRHKEHKVVWAKLIWHKCMLPKYSFHCWLLFKNALNAKDKLFRHGITTDDICCVCLVAQKTVVHLVQHCHYSQLILKGVCKRLHISKPAGNAIIWIGRRKWSNLKRKTCLFAIMAVYYHIWQQRNFPRLNALLCSPEVIIEQIMKLVKTRMPQHCIGQSDKLWFNSIA; this comes from the coding sequence ATGAAAGGGACTGGTTGGGGTTCTTACTCTCCTAAGAATCATATGAGTGGCAACTGGAAAGCCATTTGTAAGGTTCGTGACATTTTTCAAGCTGGGTACTCGTCTGGAAAGTGGGTTGCTAATGGGAGTGGTTATACTGTGTGTTCAGGGTATGAGTGGTTAAGACATAAAGAACATAAGGTTGTATGGGCAAAGTTGATCTGGCACAAGTGTATGCTGCCAAAGTATAGCTTCCACTGTTGGCTGCTGTTTAAGAATGCCCTAAATGCTAAAGACAAGTTGTTTCGCCATGGGATTACAACTGATGATATATGCTGTGTTTGTCTTGTTGCTCAGAAGACTGTGGTTCATTTAGTGCAGCATTGTCATTATAGTCAGCTTATTCTCAAGGGTGTATGTAAGAGACTCCATATCTCTAAGCCTGCAGGTAATGCTATCATCTGGATTGGCAGGAGGAAATGGTCCAATTTGAAGAGGAAGACCTGCTTGTTTGCTATAATGGCAGTCTATTACCATATTTGGCAGCAGAGGAATTTTCCTAGATTGAATGCGTTATTGTGTAGTCCTGAAGTCATAATTGAGCAGATTATGAAGTTAGTTAAAACCAGGATGCCGCAGCATTGCATAGGGCAGTCTGATAAACTCTGGTTTAATAGTATAGCTTAA